Proteins from a genomic interval of Clostridium sp. 'deep sea':
- a CDS encoding dipeptide ABC transporter ATP-binding protein, which produces MKNKILQVNNLKKHYPISGGWFSKDKKSVKAVDGISFEVFEGETLGIVGESGCGKSTMARTLLGLHEATAGEVLYNNTNILKLKGNKLRAIRQEMQIIFQDPYSSLNPRLTIEQIIKEPLEIHKLGSEKQQQDRVVELIETVGLTVQHLKRYPHEFSGGQRQRIGIARALALNPKLLLCDEPVSALDVSIQSQILNLLKKLQKSLNLTYIFIAHDLSVVKHVSDRVAVMYLGKIVEIADAKELYENPKHPYTKALLSAIPEPNPRVKKQRIILKGDVPSPTNPPNGCSFHTRCVSCEQICTKQMPELKPVAENHLVACHINK; this is translated from the coding sequence ATGAAGAATAAAATTTTACAAGTGAATAACTTGAAAAAGCACTACCCAATTAGTGGTGGTTGGTTTAGTAAAGATAAAAAGTCAGTTAAAGCAGTTGATGGCATTAGTTTTGAAGTCTTTGAGGGAGAGACACTAGGTATTGTGGGGGAGAGTGGCTGCGGTAAGTCTACAATGGCTCGTACTCTATTAGGACTACACGAGGCAACGGCTGGAGAAGTTCTTTATAACAATACAAATATCTTAAAACTTAAAGGTAATAAGCTAAGAGCTATAAGGCAAGAAATGCAAATTATTTTTCAGGACCCTTATTCATCGCTTAACCCCCGCTTAACTATAGAGCAAATTATTAAAGAACCTTTAGAGATTCATAAGTTAGGTAGCGAAAAACAGCAACAAGATAGAGTGGTAGAACTAATAGAAACAGTTGGTTTAACAGTACAGCACTTAAAAAGATATCCCCATGAATTTAGTGGTGGTCAGCGTCAACGTATTGGCATTGCCCGGGCTTTAGCCTTAAATCCTAAGCTATTATTATGTGATGAACCTGTATCTGCTTTAGATGTTTCTATTCAATCACAAATACTAAACTTATTAAAGAAGTTACAAAAAAGCTTAAACCTAACCTATATATTTATAGCCCATGATTTAAGTGTTGTTAAACATGTTAGTGATAGAGTTGCGGTTATGTATTTAGGCAAAATAGTTGAAATTGCAGATGCTAAAGAGTTATATGAAAACCCAAAACACCCCTATACTAAGGCCTTATTATCTGCTATACCTGAGCCTAATCCTAGGGTAAAAAAACAGCGAATCATTTTAAAGGGTGATGTACCTAGTCCTACAAACCCACCTAATGGTTGTAGTTTTCATACTCGCTGTGTAAGTTGTGAACAAATTTGCACTAAACAAATGCCTGAATTAAAACCGGTTGCTGAAAATCATCTAGTAGCTTGCCATATAAATAAGTAA